The Nocardioides panzhihuensis genome has a segment encoding these proteins:
- a CDS encoding MFS transporter yields MIRPPSDPVERPLVGAVAALSLARGMFFAVSALYFTRVVGLSAVTVGVGLTVAGGVGVLATYAGGRASDRWGADRVQLWAMASYGIALLAYALARDVAAFVLVATWVSASRGFHSSAQSTLVARWFVGPERVAVRARLRVVMNVMIGVGTLLAALALAVDTATAYRTTMVIVGVLTTLAAVPLIGLRRRVAGLAETMDAGAGPTAVKGPSPLRDRTYVTVTVLSGVMAIHFGVTSIAVPLWVADHTDAPTVLVSLLLVVNTVYVALFQVRASRGTHDIATAGRAVRGAGFLLLAACVLFAAAEYVGPVVATGVLLLAALAVSAAETRGEAGSWGLAFELADQERPGAYQGVSQMGYALAHMLAPLVVTATAIDHGTGGWMVLGAIFAVTGMLTAVLARHAAAARAPETQRSAYVASETPV; encoded by the coding sequence ATGATCCGACCTCCCAGCGACCCGGTCGAGCGTCCGCTCGTCGGCGCCGTCGCGGCCCTCTCGCTCGCACGCGGCATGTTCTTCGCGGTCAGCGCGCTCTACTTCACCCGCGTCGTAGGGCTCTCGGCGGTGACCGTCGGCGTCGGGCTCACCGTCGCCGGCGGAGTCGGTGTGCTCGCCACGTACGCCGGTGGGCGGGCCAGCGACCGCTGGGGCGCCGACCGGGTTCAGTTGTGGGCGATGGCGAGCTACGGCATCGCCCTGCTGGCCTACGCGCTGGCGCGGGACGTAGCCGCGTTCGTGCTTGTCGCGACCTGGGTCTCGGCCTCACGTGGCTTCCACTCGAGCGCCCAGTCGACGCTGGTCGCGCGCTGGTTCGTCGGCCCTGAGCGGGTGGCGGTCCGGGCACGGCTGCGGGTGGTGATGAACGTGATGATAGGAGTGGGCACGCTGCTCGCCGCCCTGGCGCTGGCGGTGGACACCGCGACCGCCTACCGCACCACGATGGTGATCGTCGGCGTGCTCACCACGCTGGCGGCGGTGCCGCTCATCGGGCTCAGGCGCCGGGTCGCCGGGCTGGCCGAAACCATGGATGCCGGGGCCGGGCCCACGGCCGTCAAGGGGCCCTCGCCGCTACGGGACCGCACCTATGTGACCGTGACCGTGCTCAGCGGGGTGATGGCGATCCACTTCGGGGTGACCTCGATCGCGGTGCCGCTGTGGGTGGCCGACCACACCGACGCTCCGACGGTCCTGGTCTCGCTGCTGCTGGTGGTGAACACGGTCTACGTCGCGCTCTTCCAGGTGCGGGCATCACGAGGAACTCACGACATCGCGACTGCGGGACGGGCTGTGCGCGGTGCGGGATTCCTGCTGTTGGCCGCCTGCGTGCTCTTCGCCGCGGCCGAGTACGTCGGACCCGTGGTCGCCACCGGCGTACTGCTGCTCGCGGCCCTGGCCGTCTCGGCGGCCGAGACCCGCGGAGAGGCGGGCAGCTGGGGACTGGCCTTCGAGCTCGCCGACCAGGAGCGACCCGGCGCCTACCAGGGGGTGAGCCAGATGGGCTACGCGCTCGCCCACATGCTCGCTCCGCTGGTGGTGACCGCCACCGCGATCGACCACGGCACCGGCGGCTGGATGGTGCTGGGCGCGATCTTCGCGGTCACCGGCATGCTCACCGCGGTGCTCGCGAGGCACGCGGCGGCAGCGCGAGCGCCGGAGACTCAGCGCAGCGCGTACGTGGCGAGCGAGACGCCCGTGTAG
- the trhA gene encoding PAQR family membrane homeostasis protein TrhA gives MSEMTDAMRLKVGNISDSVSSTVHEALPKMRGWIHLATAPLTLAAGIVLIVLAPAGAPRVGAAVFTMAALLLFTVSAVYHRVNALGRWNERWFTIMKRWDHANIMLMIAGSYTPFSLLLLDGLTQVVLLSVVWTGAILGVLFRVFWNDAPRWLYVPNYIALGWAAVFFIPAFFTGAVALGVGIGIATFTLICVGGALYTAGGVIYGFKRPDPWPRWFGFHEVFHTFTILAFVAHYTGVSLATYALR, from the coding sequence ATGAGTGAGATGACAGACGCCATGCGCCTCAAGGTCGGAAACATCTCCGACTCGGTCTCCTCGACCGTTCACGAGGCCCTCCCGAAGATGCGCGGCTGGATCCACCTGGCCACCGCGCCGCTCACGCTGGCGGCGGGGATCGTCCTGATCGTGCTGGCGCCCGCAGGAGCGCCCCGGGTCGGTGCCGCGGTGTTCACCATGGCCGCCCTGCTGCTCTTCACCGTCTCCGCGGTCTACCACCGGGTCAACGCCCTCGGGCGGTGGAACGAGCGGTGGTTCACGATCATGAAGCGCTGGGACCACGCCAACATCATGCTGATGATCGCCGGCTCCTACACGCCGTTCTCTCTGCTGCTCCTCGATGGTCTCACGCAGGTCGTGCTGCTCTCGGTGGTCTGGACCGGCGCGATCCTCGGTGTGCTGTTCAGGGTCTTCTGGAACGACGCCCCGCGCTGGCTCTACGTCCCCAACTACATCGCCCTCGGCTGGGCGGCGGTCTTCTTCATCCCGGCGTTCTTCACCGGCGCCGTGGCGCTCGGGGTCGGCATCGGGATCGCCACCTTCACGCTGATCTGCGTCGGCGGCGCGCTCTACACCGCCGGTGGCGTCATCTACGGCTTCAAGCGGCCCGACCCCTGGCCGCGCTGGTTCGGCTTCCACGAGGTCTTCCACACCTTCACGATCCTGGCGTTCGTCGCTCACTACACGGGCGTCTCGCTCGCCACGTACGCGCTGCGCTGA
- a CDS encoding isoprenyl transferase → MADWKEGVRRVLYPAYEARMLRKIDSSKLPKHVGVMLDGNRRWAKEVGQSTAHGHRAGAANIEPLLSWCDEIGIEVVTLWLLSTDNLNRPAEELAPLLEIIADAVDSLADVRRWRLHPVGALDLLPDWLSHRLKAAEEATRDVDGMLVNVAVGYGGRREIADAVRALLNEHATRGTSLEELAQIIDVEHIADHLYTKGQPDPDLVIRTSGEQRLGGFLLWQSAKSEFYFCEAYWPDFRRTDFLRALRAYAHRERRLGR, encoded by the coding sequence GTGGCAGACTGGAAGGAAGGCGTACGTCGGGTTCTCTACCCCGCCTACGAGGCGCGGATGCTGCGCAAGATCGACAGCTCCAAGCTGCCCAAGCACGTCGGCGTGATGCTCGACGGCAACCGCCGCTGGGCCAAGGAGGTCGGCCAGTCGACCGCCCACGGCCACCGTGCCGGCGCGGCCAACATCGAGCCGCTGCTGAGCTGGTGCGACGAGATCGGCATCGAGGTCGTCACCCTGTGGCTGCTCTCCACCGACAACCTCAACCGTCCCGCCGAGGAGCTGGCCCCCCTCCTGGAGATCATCGCCGACGCCGTCGACTCGCTGGCAGACGTTCGCCGCTGGCGGCTGCATCCGGTCGGTGCGCTCGACCTGTTGCCCGACTGGCTGTCCCACCGTCTCAAGGCCGCCGAGGAGGCCACCCGTGACGTCGACGGGATGCTGGTCAACGTCGCTGTCGGCTACGGCGGCCGGCGCGAGATCGCCGATGCCGTACGCGCCCTGCTCAACGAGCACGCGACCCGCGGCACCTCGCTGGAGGAGCTCGCCCAGATCATCGACGTCGAGCACATCGCCGACCATCTCTACACCAAGGGCCAGCCCGACCCCGACCTGGTGATCCGCACCTCGGGGGAGCAGCGCCTGGGCGGATTCCTGCTCTGGCAGAGCGCCAAGTCGGAGTTCTACTTCTGCGAGGCCTACTGGCCCGACTTCCGGCGTACGGACTTCCTGCGTGCCCTACGGGCCTACGCCCACCGCGAGCGTCGCCTCGGCAGGTGA
- a CDS encoding PhoH family protein → MANRTTNELVTEADASAAPTPASESSTAESESPTVRTYVLDTSVLLSDPKAMTRFAEHHVVLPVVVITELEGKRHHPELGYFARSALRQLDGLRITHGRLDMAVPVGEEGGTIRVELNHTDPSSLPSGFRLGDNDTRILAVARNLKGDGLDVTLVSKDLPMRIKASAVGLDAEDYRGERINDSDPGYSGMAELDVPSAELDELYDDGVLDLDAARDLPCHTGLVLMSDRGTALGRVGPDKQVHLVRGDREVFGIHGRSAEQRIALEMLLDPEVGIVSLGGRAGTGKSALALCAGLEAVMERNQHKKVVIFRPLYAVGGQELGYLPGTEGEKMSPWGQAVFDTLSAVTTQEVIDEIIDRGMLEVLPLTHIRGRSLHDSFVIVDEAQSLERNVLLTVLSRIGANSKVVLTHDVAQRDNLRVGRHDGVVAVIEKLKGHPLFSHVTLTRSERSPIAALVTEMLENVVP, encoded by the coding sequence GTGGCCAACCGAACCACGAACGAGCTCGTCACCGAGGCCGATGCGTCGGCCGCTCCGACACCGGCGTCGGAGTCCTCCACCGCTGAGAGCGAGTCGCCTACCGTGCGAACGTACGTTCTCGACACGAGCGTCCTGCTCTCGGATCCGAAGGCCATGACGCGCTTCGCGGAGCACCACGTCGTGCTTCCGGTGGTGGTGATCACCGAGCTCGAGGGGAAGCGGCACCATCCGGAGCTGGGCTACTTCGCCCGCTCCGCACTCCGGCAGCTCGACGGGCTGCGGATCACCCACGGTCGCCTCGACATGGCGGTCCCGGTCGGGGAGGAGGGTGGCACCATCCGTGTCGAGCTCAACCACACCGACCCGTCCTCGCTGCCGAGCGGCTTCCGGCTCGGTGACAACGACACCCGCATCCTCGCGGTCGCGCGCAACCTGAAGGGCGACGGGCTCGACGTGACCCTGGTGTCCAAGGATCTGCCGATGCGGATCAAGGCCTCCGCGGTCGGGCTCGACGCCGAGGACTACCGCGGTGAGCGGATCAACGACTCCGACCCGGGCTACTCCGGGATGGCCGAGCTGGACGTCCCCTCCGCGGAGCTCGACGAGCTCTACGACGACGGCGTCCTCGACCTCGACGCGGCCCGTGACCTGCCCTGCCACACCGGTCTGGTGCTGATGTCGGACCGTGGCACCGCGCTCGGCCGGGTCGGCCCGGACAAGCAGGTCCATCTCGTCCGCGGTGACCGGGAGGTCTTCGGGATCCACGGCCGCTCCGCGGAGCAGCGGATCGCGCTGGAGATGCTGCTCGACCCGGAGGTGGGCATCGTCTCCCTCGGCGGACGCGCCGGCACCGGAAAGTCCGCGCTGGCTCTCTGCGCCGGCCTCGAGGCGGTCATGGAGCGCAACCAGCACAAGAAGGTGGTCATCTTCCGGCCCCTCTACGCGGTCGGTGGTCAGGAGCTCGGCTACCTGCCCGGCACCGAGGGCGAGAAGATGTCGCCGTGGGGCCAGGCGGTCTTCGACACCCTCTCCGCGGTGACCACGCAGGAGGTGATCGACGAGATCATCGACAGGGGCATGCTCGAGGTGCTGCCGCTGACCCACATCCGCGGCCGGTCGCTGCACGACTCCTTCGTCATCGTCGACGAGGCGCAGTCGCTGGAGCGCAACGTGCTCCTCACGGTGCTCTCCCGGATCGGGGCCAACTCGAAGGTCGTGCTGACCCACGACGTCGCCCAGCGCGACAACCTCAGGGTCGGACGCCATGACGGCGTGGTCGCGGTGATCGAGAAGTTGAAGGGCCACCCGCTCTTCTCGCACGTCACCCTGACCCGCTCCGAGCGCTCGCCGATCGCGGCGCTCGTCACCGAGATGCTGGAGAACGTGGTCCCGTGA
- a CDS encoding lytic transglycosylase domain-containing protein produces the protein MTKPVHRAPRHRGAPANPLVDVPHKAARTTAKTTLLLSVLALGGTGAAVAGGVAYSGPATDDATLSAGDAAAADIPELSDAQRAAIEAESAARGSETSSLSRSAGDRREVADPGKQAALSAGNDVRAIAGVEEIEIDLRNPKDIAKSMLGDFGWGLDQFSCLEPLWEKESGWNHTADNPSSSAYGIPQALPGSKMASAGEDWETNPATQIEWGLGYINDRYGSPCGAWSHSQSIGWY, from the coding sequence GTGACCAAGCCAGTTCATCGTGCCCCGCGACATCGCGGTGCGCCAGCGAATCCGCTTGTCGACGTTCCGCACAAGGCTGCGCGTACGACCGCCAAGACAACCCTCCTCCTCTCCGTCCTCGCCCTCGGCGGGACCGGCGCGGCAGTCGCCGGTGGGGTGGCCTACAGCGGGCCAGCCACCGATGACGCGACGCTCAGCGCGGGAGATGCGGCAGCCGCCGACATCCCCGAGCTCAGCGACGCCCAGCGCGCCGCGATCGAGGCCGAGTCTGCCGCCCGCGGCAGCGAGACCTCGTCCCTGTCGCGTTCGGCCGGTGACCGCCGTGAGGTCGCCGATCCCGGCAAGCAGGCCGCGCTGTCGGCCGGCAACGACGTCCGGGCGATCGCCGGTGTCGAAGAGATCGAGATCGACCTTCGCAACCCCAAGGACATCGCCAAGTCGATGCTCGGCGACTTCGGCTGGGGGTTGGACCAGTTCTCCTGCCTCGAGCCGCTGTGGGAGAAGGAGTCCGGCTGGAACCACACCGCCGACAACCCCTCCTCCAGCGCCTACGGCATCCCGCAGGCCCTTCCGGGCTCCAAGATGGCCAGCGCCGGCGAGGACTGGGAGACCAACCCCGCCACCCAGATCGAGTGGGGCCTCGGCTACATCAACGACCGCTACGGTTCGCCCTGCGGCGCCTGGAGCCACTCCCAGTCCATCGGCTGGTACTGA
- a CDS encoding class II fumarate hydratase, protein MDDMSFRIEHDSMGEVRVPKDALWRAQTQRAVENFPISGTPIEPALIHAIGHVKAAAAKANFDLGVLPGDKAEAIIAAAGEVSEGRHDDAFPIDVFQTGSGTSSNMNANEVIASLVARAGRDVHPNDHVNASQSSNDTFPTAIHVAAAVGVTEQLLPAIDVLAGSLEAKAEEFAGLVKSGRTHLMDATPVTLGQEFGGYAATVRYAAERLESVLPRVRELALGGTAVGTGINTPAGFPQSVIADLANRTGQPFTEARNHFEAQGTRDSLVELSGVLKTIAVGLIKINNDLRWMSSGPTTGLAEIHLPDLQPGSSIMPGKVNPVVPEAVLMVAFQVIGNDAAVTAAGASGAFELNVAMPVMARNVLESIRLLSTAMTVLAERTVDGIVPDTERLRGYAESSPSIVTPLNKYIGYEAAAKVAKQALAEGATIRETVIELGYVANGTLTEAQLDEALDVESMTHP, encoded by the coding sequence ATGGACGACATGAGCTTTCGCATCGAGCACGACTCCATGGGTGAGGTACGGGTCCCGAAGGACGCGCTGTGGCGCGCCCAGACCCAGCGGGCCGTGGAGAACTTCCCCATCTCGGGCACTCCCATCGAGCCGGCGCTGATCCATGCGATCGGCCACGTGAAGGCCGCGGCCGCCAAGGCCAACTTCGACCTCGGCGTGCTCCCCGGCGACAAGGCCGAGGCGATCATCGCGGCCGCGGGCGAGGTCTCCGAGGGTCGCCACGACGACGCGTTCCCGATCGACGTCTTCCAGACCGGGTCCGGCACCTCGTCCAACATGAACGCCAACGAGGTGATCGCCTCCCTGGTGGCGCGGGCCGGCAGGGACGTACACCCCAACGACCACGTCAACGCCTCGCAGTCCTCCAACGACACCTTCCCGACCGCGATCCACGTCGCCGCGGCGGTCGGCGTCACCGAGCAGCTGCTGCCCGCGATCGACGTGCTGGCCGGCTCGCTCGAGGCGAAGGCCGAGGAGTTCGCCGGCCTGGTGAAGTCGGGGCGTACGCATCTGATGGACGCCACACCGGTCACCCTCGGCCAGGAGTTCGGAGGGTACGCCGCCACCGTCCGCTACGCGGCCGAGCGACTCGAGTCGGTGCTGCCCAGGGTGCGTGAGCTCGCGCTCGGCGGCACGGCGGTCGGCACCGGCATCAACACGCCCGCCGGGTTCCCGCAGTCCGTGATCGCCGATCTCGCCAACCGCACGGGCCAGCCGTTCACCGAGGCCCGCAACCACTTCGAGGCCCAGGGCACGCGCGACTCGCTGGTCGAGCTGTCCGGGGTCCTGAAGACGATCGCGGTCGGCCTGATCAAGATCAACAACGACCTGCGCTGGATGTCGTCAGGCCCCACCACCGGCCTGGCCGAGATCCACCTGCCAGATCTCCAGCCCGGCTCCTCGATCATGCCGGGCAAGGTCAACCCGGTCGTGCCCGAGGCCGTCTTGATGGTCGCGTTCCAGGTCATCGGCAACGACGCCGCGGTGACCGCCGCAGGGGCGTCCGGCGCCTTCGAGCTCAACGTCGCCATGCCGGTGATGGCCCGCAACGTCCTGGAGTCCATCCGCCTGCTGTCGACCGCCATGACCGTCCTGGCCGAGCGCACCGTCGACGGGATCGTCCCCGACACCGAGCGTCTGCGCGGCTACGCCGAGTCCTCCCCCTCGATCGTCACGCCGCTGAACAAGTACATCGGCTACGAGGCCGCCGCCAAGGTCGCCAAGCAGGCCCTCGCCGAGGGCGCCACGATCAGGGAGACCGTCATCGAGCTCGGCTACGTCGCCAACGGCACCCTCACCGAAGCCCAGCTGGACGAAGCCTTGGACGTCGAGTCGATGACCCACCCCTGA
- a CDS encoding glucose 1-dehydrogenase, protein MSDDNTQFPAQQQEPPGLTGEMEPLPDHGESSYEGHGRLDGKVALITGGDSGIGRAVALAYAREGADVAFTYLPEEEADAQATSKLIEDAKRTSLAIPIDLREREACDEVVERTVQELGGLDILVNNAGYQFARDKGLTDMDDERIDRTFKTNLYALLWLSRAAVPHLKKSKGCVINNASIQAYEPTTSLLDYAATKAAINNFTVNLAAELGPDGVRVNAVAPGPIWTPLQPATQAPEKVQKFGANTPLGRAGQPAEVAPAFVFLASPAEASYVSGTVLGVTGGRPVF, encoded by the coding sequence ATGAGCGATGACAACACCCAGTTTCCAGCCCAGCAGCAGGAGCCTCCTGGCCTCACCGGCGAGATGGAGCCGCTGCCCGACCACGGCGAGTCCAGCTACGAAGGCCACGGCCGCCTCGACGGAAAGGTCGCGCTGATCACCGGCGGCGACTCCGGCATCGGTCGCGCGGTCGCCCTCGCGTACGCGCGCGAGGGCGCCGACGTGGCGTTCACCTACCTCCCCGAGGAGGAAGCGGACGCGCAGGCGACCTCGAAGCTGATCGAGGACGCCAAGCGTACGTCGCTGGCCATCCCGATCGACCTGCGTGAGCGCGAGGCGTGCGACGAGGTCGTCGAACGTACCGTGCAGGAGCTCGGCGGCCTCGACATCCTGGTCAACAACGCCGGCTACCAGTTCGCCCGCGACAAGGGCCTGACCGACATGGACGACGAGCGGATCGACCGGACGTTCAAGACCAACCTGTACGCCCTCCTCTGGCTGAGCCGGGCCGCCGTCCCGCACCTGAAGAAGAGCAAGGGCTGCGTCATCAACAACGCCTCGATCCAGGCGTACGAGCCCACGACCAGCCTGCTCGACTACGCCGCGACCAAGGCGGCGATCAACAACTTCACCGTCAACCTCGCGGCAGAGCTCGGCCCTGACGGGGTCCGGGTGAACGCGGTGGCTCCTGGACCGATCTGGACGCCGCTGCAGCCCGCGACGCAGGCGCCGGAGAAGGTGCAGAAGTTCGGGGCGAACACTCCGCTGGGGCGCGCCGGCCAGCCGGCCGAGGTCGCACCGGCGTTCGTGTTCCTGGCCTCGCCCGCGGAGGCGTCCTACGTCTCCGGGACCGTCCTCGGGGTGACTGGGGGACGGCCGGTCTTCTGA
- a CDS encoding DUF6328 family protein, with protein MAARGDDDGDDEREVEGGGPNERPEERITRNWNELLQELRVLQTGVQILTGFLLTVPFSPRFPDLDDHQKTIYLIVLVGSVITTCLIIAPVSFHRILFRRRQRPWLVRASHACARAGLVGFAIVSALVVLLVFDVVVSFEIAVVAAVCVLILFVSLWVGLPLLNGRNNSH; from the coding sequence ATGGCAGCCAGGGGCGACGACGATGGCGACGACGAGCGCGAGGTCGAGGGAGGGGGTCCGAACGAGCGCCCGGAGGAGCGCATCACCCGCAACTGGAACGAGCTCCTCCAAGAGCTGCGAGTGCTGCAGACGGGCGTGCAGATCCTGACCGGCTTCCTGCTGACGGTGCCCTTCTCGCCACGCTTCCCCGACCTGGACGATCACCAGAAGACGATCTACCTCATCGTGCTCGTCGGCTCGGTCATCACCACCTGCCTCATCATCGCTCCGGTCTCCTTCCACCGGATCCTGTTCCGGCGCCGGCAGCGGCCATGGTTGGTGCGGGCCTCGCACGCCTGCGCCCGGGCCGGGCTGGTGGGCTTTGCGATCGTCTCCGCGCTCGTGGTGCTGCTGGTCTTCGACGTCGTCGTCTCGTTCGAGATCGCCGTCGTCGCCGCCGTCTGCGTGCTGATCCTGTTCGTGTCTCTGTGGGTGGGCCTGCCGCTGCTGAACGGACGGAACAACTCTCACTGA
- a CDS encoding NfeD family protein — protein MTITTPGVGWGETEAGGLMWSIFWIIVAVLLGVAEAFTMTLAFAFVAGGALLAAGSAALGAPVLVQALVFVLAGGGSVLLVRPVARRHLALPPPVRDGTDALVGRQAVVLAEVSFDHGLVRLGGEEWSARPYDEDLVIPVGCRVDVLEIEGATALVHPRDPSSLSP, from the coding sequence GTGACCATCACCACACCGGGAGTAGGCTGGGGGGAAACCGAGGCTGGTGGGCTTATGTGGTCGATCTTCTGGATCATCGTCGCCGTGCTGCTCGGAGTAGCCGAGGCGTTCACGATGACGCTGGCGTTCGCTTTCGTCGCCGGCGGGGCGCTCCTTGCCGCCGGCAGCGCTGCGCTCGGCGCGCCGGTGCTGGTGCAGGCGCTCGTCTTCGTGCTCGCAGGCGGCGGCAGCGTACTGCTGGTGCGGCCGGTGGCGCGACGACACCTGGCTCTGCCGCCGCCGGTGCGCGACGGCACCGATGCCTTGGTCGGTCGTCAGGCGGTCGTCCTCGCGGAGGTGAGCTTCGACCATGGCCTGGTGCGCCTCGGCGGGGAGGAATGGTCGGCCCGGCCCTACGACGAAGACCTCGTCATCCCGGTCGGATGCCGGGTCGACGTGCTCGAGATCGAAGGCGCGACGGCGCTCGTGCATCCGCGCGACCCGTCGTCGCTGTCGCCCTAG
- a CDS encoding SPFH domain-containing protein: MELLLIVLVLVALVVGAVASTVRIVPQARRYNIERFGRYRGTLQPGLNFVIPLVDRVNTKLDVREQVYSSNPRPVITEDNLVVAIDTVLYYQITDPRAAAYEVADYLQAIDQLTVTTLRNLIGSMDLESTLTSRETINVRLREVLDDATGKWGIRVNRVEIKAIDPPASIKEAMEKQMRAERDKRAAILHAEGKRASLILEAEGTRQKSILEAEGNQQARVLEADGEANALERVFQAVHANDADAKVLAYKYLEMLPSLAAHGNSFWVIPGELTEAMRTVTGAFADSASRSAGNSNGINNGISNGDRNENERRTPPVPAPREAIEQAQREAHEAAAKAVEQAKEESARADRIIG; encoded by the coding sequence ATGGAGCTTCTGCTGATAGTCCTGGTCCTGGTCGCGCTGGTGGTGGGTGCGGTCGCCTCGACGGTGCGGATCGTGCCACAGGCGCGGCGTTACAACATCGAGCGCTTCGGGCGCTACCGGGGCACCTTGCAGCCGGGGCTCAACTTCGTGATCCCGCTGGTGGACCGGGTCAACACCAAGCTGGACGTGCGTGAGCAGGTCTACTCCTCCAACCCGCGCCCCGTCATCACCGAGGACAACCTCGTCGTTGCCATCGACACGGTTCTCTACTACCAGATCACCGACCCGCGGGCGGCCGCCTACGAGGTGGCCGACTACCTGCAGGCGATCGACCAGCTCACCGTGACCACGTTGCGAAACCTGATCGGATCGATGGACCTCGAGTCCACCCTGACGTCTCGGGAGACCATCAACGTCCGCCTGCGTGAGGTGCTCGACGACGCCACCGGGAAGTGGGGGATCCGGGTCAACCGGGTCGAGATCAAGGCGATCGACCCGCCGGCCTCGATCAAGGAGGCGATGGAGAAGCAGATGCGCGCCGAGCGGGACAAGCGCGCCGCGATCCTGCACGCCGAAGGCAAGCGCGCCTCGCTGATCCTCGAGGCAGAGGGCACCCGGCAGAAGTCCATCCTGGAGGCGGAAGGCAACCAGCAGGCCCGGGTGCTCGAGGCCGACGGTGAGGCCAACGCGCTCGAGCGGGTCTTCCAGGCCGTCCACGCCAACGACGCCGACGCCAAGGTCCTGGCCTACAAGTACCTCGAGATGCTGCCCTCGCTCGCCGCCCACGGCAACTCGTTCTGGGTCATCCCGGGCGAGCTCACCGAAGCGATGCGTACGGTCACCGGCGCCTTCGCCGACAGCGCCTCCAGGTCTGCGGGCAACAGCAACGGCATCAACAACGGCATCAGCAACGGCGACAGGAACGAGAACGAACGACGTACGCCGCCGGTCCCCGCCCCGCGCGAGGCCATCGAGCAGGCCCAGCGCGAGGCTCACGAGGCGGCAGCCAAGGCGGTCGAGCAGGCCAAGGAGGAGTCCGCCCGCGCGGACCGCATCATCGGCTGA
- a CDS encoding DUF559 domain-containing protein, which yields MEAVEALEQLGGIARAADIVALSSRRRLRTAVSNKAIIHVDRDRYALHRDDLGMRLALEHNAHLSHLSAAVHHGWKVRSTPGIPHLLLPTGRPAPTSKARFWFHDARRDEFDGWATGPLLTVLLCARDLPFDAALTVADSALREKAVAHDELVAEASSWRGGNEECVRLVASHANGLAKNPFESGLRAITIKAKLEFIPQYEVRVGALTVHPDLVDPINGIILEADSWGFHADKEAHDRDCQRYTMLTADGWIVLRFTYDQVMFQPDYVLRCIEMALAQRVAAA from the coding sequence ATGGAAGCAGTCGAGGCGCTGGAGCAGCTGGGTGGGATCGCCCGCGCTGCCGACATCGTCGCGCTCTCCAGCCGCCGACGTCTCCGCACCGCGGTGTCGAACAAGGCAATCATCCACGTCGATCGCGACCGCTATGCGCTGCATCGTGATGACCTGGGAATGCGGCTCGCTCTGGAGCACAACGCGCATCTGTCCCATCTCAGCGCAGCCGTTCATCACGGCTGGAAGGTGCGTAGCACCCCGGGAATACCTCACCTGCTTCTGCCGACGGGTCGTCCAGCGCCCACGAGCAAGGCGAGGTTCTGGTTCCATGACGCCCGCCGCGACGAGTTCGATGGGTGGGCGACCGGTCCGCTCCTGACCGTCCTGCTCTGCGCGCGCGACCTGCCGTTCGACGCGGCGCTGACCGTCGCCGACTCGGCCCTGCGCGAGAAGGCCGTAGCCCATGACGAGCTCGTCGCCGAGGCGTCTTCGTGGCGCGGAGGCAACGAGGAATGCGTCCGGCTCGTGGCGTCCCACGCCAACGGACTGGCCAAGAACCCTTTCGAATCAGGCCTGCGAGCGATCACGATCAAGGCGAAGCTCGAGTTCATCCCGCAGTACGAGGTGCGAGTCGGCGCGCTGACCGTGCACCCTGATCTCGTAGACCCGATCAACGGCATCATCCTCGAGGCCGACTCGTGGGGCTTCCATGCCGACAAAGAGGCGCATGACCGCGACTGCCAGCGTTACACGATGCTCACCGCCGACGGCTGGATCGTGCTGCGCTTCACCTATGACCAGGTGATGTTCCAGCCGGACTATGTGCTGAGGTGCATCGAGATGGCGCTGGCTCAACGTGTAGCGGCTGCGTGA